TAGACTGGCAAGGGAGAGTTTGTTGTGGATATGTAGATCAAGGTAATGCAGATATTGACATACGAATAGTCAATCCAGGGACTGGGACGGAGCTTGAAGAAGATGGAAAGGAAGGAGAGATCTGGATCAGTAGTCCGAGTGCGGGAATTGGATATTGGGGAAGGGAAGAACTGAGCCAAGATACTTTCAGAAATGAGCTCCAAAACCATCATGGACGGAGATATACTAGAACTGGCGACTTGGGAAGAGTAATTGATGGGAAGTTATTCATAACTGGAAGAATAAAGGATCTGATCATTGCAGCAGGAAGAAACATCTATCCAGCAGATGTTGAAAAGACAGTTGAGAGCTCATCTGATCTCCTACGCCCAGGTTGTTGTGCAGTCATTGGTGTTCCAGAAGAAATCCTGATGGAAAAGGGTATTCCAGTTCCTGATTGTTCTGACCAAGTTGGTCTGGTTGTGATTGCTGAAGTTAAGGATGGTAAGCCTGTTGCTAAGGATATCATTGACCAAATTCAGAACCGTGTGGCAGAAGAACATGGGGTTAGCGTTGCTTCAGTTAAGTTGATTAAGCCTCGGACCATCAGTAAAACAACATCAGGAAAAATAAAGAGATTTGAATGCCTAAAACAGTTTGTTGATGGAACTCTTAATGTAGTACCAGAAGCAATAAGGCTCAGGAGGAATTTTTTTCGATCCTTCAGTACGGGGACATGTAAGGAGGGAAATACGCCTCGTCCTCAGCTAACAAACCTGTCAAGAGCTTTTGTTCAGCCTTCAGTACAGCCAGGTCCCAGAATAAGTAATAAGGATATTGAAGAGTTTTTGAAAGGGCTGGTATCTGAACTGACAAATATTCCCATTAACAAAATTTGTGCCACAGAAAGCTTATTGTCATATGGAATTGATTCAATTCTGGTGGTTAGGGCAGCCCAGAAGCTTTCTAATTTCCTAGGAGTGCCAGTTGGGGCTGTAGATATTTTCACGGCAACTTGCATTGCAGACTTGGCAAGTATCTCCGAGAATATTTTGACCAAGAATCATGCACAATCAACAAAAAATACAGCCAATCCAACATTTGAAACAACTTGTGCATTGATTGAGATGGAAAAGATTTCCTGGACTCGCCGATTCGGTATCTGGTTTTTCCAACTTCTTGCTCTCATACTTGTTGCTATGATGCTGGCCTTTCCTGCTTATTTATCAATTTCAGCTTTCATTAGTTCCATGCCTATTCTCCACACCTTCACAGATCACATTCCTTTGATGAATTATCTATTACCCTTGACTCTAGCTCCTCTAGCATGGATTCTTTGCATAGTTTCTTCTTGCATGTGCATCTCATTCCTTGGAAATTCGTTTCTAAGACCAAATTATGCTCTCACCCCTGAAGTCTCCATCTGGTCTATGGATTTTGTCAAGTGGTGGGCGTTCTACAAAGCACAAGAGGTTTCTTCTAAAGTTCTAGCTGTGCATTTAAGAGGAACCGTGTTCCTAAAATACTGGTATGAAATGTTTGGAGCAAGGATAGGGTCCTCGGTTATTCTCGATACCATAGGTATCACTGACCCCTCTCTGGTATCTATTGGTGATGGAGTTGTTATTGCAGAAGGGGCTTTGATTCAAAGCCATGAGGTAAAAAATGGAGTCTTGAGTTTTCTTCCAATTAGAATTGGCCAAAATTCTTCAGTGGGACCTTATGCTTCAATCCACAAAGGTGCCATTTTAGGAGAAGAAGTTGAAGTTCCAGCTCTTCAAAAGATTGAAGGCATCGTAACCACTTCAGTTATCGGAAATCTTGAAAAGGTACAGCACATCCTATAGTTGTTCTTGCATCAAATATCAATTTCCATCACGTACCTTTTACTTATCTCTTTTTGTTCTGTTGTCATATAGTTAAGCAGTTCGACATAATTCCATTCTATATTGGATTTCAAGCCTACTTCAATACGTAGTTCTTATCCTACTTTCAGGCTTTGCACAATCAAATAGCTACTTACATTCTGCAATAACCAACTTCTTATCTACGCTAAAATACTGATATAAGCTCCtctttgaaatatatatatatcagcGTAGCAAGCCACAGAGAACTGCAGGCGAAAGACAGGAACTTGTGGCCATTTATCACTTCTTGGGTATCTACTTACTTGGCTTTCTGGGCTCACTTTCTGCAGCTATTGTCTACTAATTCTACATTTGGCTATCTCAAAGCTCTCCTTCACTTCAACATCTTGCATTTATTTGCTTAGTTGGAGCCTTCCACTGGATGCCATTCACTGTAATTGCTTATGCTACCATATTTGCTGAAGTCCCATCAAATGCAACTAGCTTTGCCGTCTTGTTTTCCTCCATGTACTTATTTCACGGCATTATATTTTGCATCCTCACATTTGTTATGAAAAGTCTTCTCACCAACAAGTCTAAAATGGAGCAAAACCCCCTAAAGATTTGGCTTTGCCATCGAATTATCACTGCCAGCCACCTTAGATTTGCTAACCTATTGTCTGGAACAGAAGCCTTCTGCATATACCTGCGCCTTCTAGGAGCAGTAATTGGCAAGCATTGTTCAATCAGAGCCATCAATCCAGTATTGGATCCGGAACTTATTTATATCCGTACTGGTGTTCATCTCGGTGACTTCAGCAGGATTATTTCTGGATTCTATTCCACTGGTGGCCTCTCTCGAGGGAAGATTGAAATACAAGATAATTCTGTTATAGGCAGCCAAAGTATAGTCCTTCCTGGCTCAGTGATCCAAGAAGACGTTATTCTTGGTGCACTCTCGGTTGCCCCAATGAACTCAACGCTCATAAAGGGAGGAGTTTATGTTGGTTCTCGAACTCCAGTCATGATCAAGAATACTATGCACATGTTGGAtgaaagaatagaaaagaTGGACACGAAATACAAGAAGATAGTTGGCAATCTGTCTGCAAATTTAGCTGCTACAACTTTGAAAGTCAAAACAAGGTACTTCCATCGAATTGGTGTTAGTGGGAAGggacatttaaaaatttatgacaaCATAAAAGGTTTACCTGATCACAAGATATTCTCTGCTGGGAAGAGTTACCCTGTGTTCATCAGACATAGCAACAGCTTGAGTGCCGATGATGACGCCAGGGTCGACGCCCGCGGAGCAGCATTGAGAATACTTTCAGATGGATCAGACTCCACCCCACTCCTTGACTTGACATTGAAAACAGGCAATGCATTCTACGCAAGGACAATTGCAGACTTTGCAACATGGCTTGTGTGTGGACTTGCTGCAAGAGAAGAGCATGTCAAGAAAGTACCTCATATCCGTAATGCAGTATGGAATTCTCTTCGTTTAGCCGACTCATATTCAGAGCTACATTATTACTCAAACATATGCCGGCTGTTCCGATTCAAAGATGGACAAGAAATGTatgtgaaattaaaattgagacCTTACGATAGAACAATCAATGAGGATTCTGGTAAGGTTGAGCCGATTGGAATTCTCCCACCAGAGACAGGTGCAATTCCAAGAGCCGATGATGACAAACGGCCGTTGCTGTTTTTGGCCGAAGATTTCCTTAGTCGTGTGAACTCTCCTGGAGGTGTTCGTTACGTTTTTCAGCTTCAAATGCGTCCAGTTCCACAAGATGAGGCTGATCAAGACATCGCACTTGACTGCACCAAACCCTGGGACGAGACTGAGTTTCCATTGATAGACATTGGAGAAATTGAAATCCACCAAAGTCTATCAAAAGAAGAATCTGAAGCACTGGAATTCAACCCCTTTCTCCGATGTGACGAGGTTGACGTCATTTCAGCTACATCAGTCTCCCAGAGTGCTTCAATCGATCATGGCCGTTCACTGATATATGAGATTTGCCAGCATCTGCGAAATGGAAGTCCTCTCCCAGAGGCCTGGAAAATCTTCCTTCAACAATCAGACACAAAAGTAGATCTCTCTGGCTGTCCAGTGGCTGCAGCTTTGAAGGAAAGGGGCAAGGAAAAGGCGGCGCTGGACAGGACTTGGTATCAGAACTTTTGGCTTACATTCTGTCAACCACTATTACAAACAGCTCTGCCTTATTACATCATAGGTTTGGCCACCTTTTTTCCACTGGCTTGTGTTGTGCATCTGAAGGAAGACAAGAAACTTCCATTGCATTGGTTACTTCCATTGATGTGGGTGTCTTCTGGGATTATAGCTGCACTTTGTTGTGTCGTAGCGAAATGGGTTCTTGtgcagaggaagaaagaaggggAATCAATAGGAATTTGGAGCGTACGGATTTTCATGGACACAATATGGCAGGGCATTAAAACAGTGGTGGGAGATTATTTCATGGAAATGACAAGTGGGAGTTTCATATTTGTGGTGATAATGAAGTTGATGGGTTCAGATGTGGATTTGGAGCAAGGGAGTTATGTGGACAGCATGGGAGCCTTGTTGAATCCTGAAATGGTGAAGATCCACAGAGGTGGTAGTGTGGGAAGAGAAGCATTACTATTTGGACACATATATGAAGGAGGAGGGGAAGTCAAGTTCggaaatattgaaattggaGAAGGTGGCTTTGTGGGTAGCAGAGCAATAGCCATGCCGGGAGTCAGGGTGGAGAGTGAAGCAACTCTTGCACCTCTCTCTTTGGCCATGAAGGAAGAAATCATAAGGGCAAGTTAGATTAGAGTTGTGATATCACCTTTTCTGGGTGATtgaataataacaataaattgttgtatgaataTAGATACAAGTAGACAGGTTGCTGGTCTTCACTCTTTGTACTCTTCTTActcatatataaaataaagggaACCAAGAAAAAGTGAGGTCACCACTGCTTTTCATATCGCAATCATAGAGATGTTTATGAAACAATGCCACGAACAAAAATGAAGTCGggtgtaaaaaaaatattgttgagcGTCTTACCACATATGCCCATATTATCGAATAAAAACGCAgaaagatcaaataaataatatgattcTGAAGAAATGCTATCCCATAGAATCGTACATTCTTTGGGACCAACCTTCTCAACATGCTAAAGGGTTTTTGCCTTAATTTCAGATGTTTCATGTtctttgattaaattttatagatacCCATTTCGTTTCGTAGCCAAATCAGTCTGAATGAAGTGTTTCTAATCAATCATCGCAATGTCGAGGAAGTATTACTCTCATACGTAACGTACTACAGCAATGCCTGCACCCAGATGTAGAAGATTTTGAACTTCCGTGGTGAATACAATGAGCATAATTagtaacaaaaattcaaaattagcaACAATTCCATCCAATAGGAAAAATGAGTACTGAACTAGCTAGGGGAACAACTCTCTAGGCTAACTTTCTGAGGGTTGGCAAGACCAACATCAGCAAACCAATCTGCAAGCAAATCTAATGCTTGTCCGTTGGAATATCTAGATCCTTAAACATTGGGCTATCGACTCCCACGCCCATCGCATTCAAACCATTATCAACATAAATAACAGCTCCGGTAATGGCAGAAGCCAGAGGTGATGCCAAGAAGGCAGCGGCGTTCCCCACCTCCTCTGTTTTATCGTATTAAAAAAGATACCATTTCAGCATGAATCATAATGGTAAGGTGAAAAAAGGAGCATgtagaaaaaaattgatggaattTTTACCAGCAGATAATTCTTTCTGCAAAGGTGCATTGACTGATGAGTAGTCAATCATCATGTCAATAAACCCAATTGCTTTTGCAGCTCGACTTCTTAGTGGGCCTGAACACAAGCAGGAAACGAATATTAGAGTAATGACTTCAAGAGATTCCATGGGGAAATTTGCATATAGCAACTTCAGTCATATTATGATTTCCGGAAGGAACACAAAACACACTAACCAATATGACTCGAGAGAAAATCATTTGCCGTCAGCAGATATGCTgctttttcataaaaataaaaaagaaggggGGGAAGACAGAAGGGCAGAAAATACCAGCAGATATCGTGTTCACTCTGATTTTGTGCTTTCTTCCAGCTTCAAAAGCAAGTACCTAGAAGAATAGTAATCACATTCCGACATACAACACTCTCAGCCTGGTAAGAAAGAATGGTTCCAGCCCAACAGAAAGAGAGAATAGAGGGAGAAAATCTTACTCGTGTATCACTCTCCAACGCAGCTTTGGCAGAACTCATGCCACCTCCATACCTGAATTAAGAATTCCATCACAATGTTATATAAGTGAAATTTTGATGATACAAACCACCAaacaaacattatttatttataagagaaAACTGTAGCTTAATTAAGAAGAGAAGGCAAagcatattttctttgaatataGGGTTGCCAAGCAAACATGTTACATACATACCCTGGAATGATCCTTTCAGATGCTATGTACGTGAGGGATAATGAAGAACCACCTACAACAAAAACcaaagttttcttttaaatattttccttgCCTCGCGTAACAAGTaactagaaaaataaaagatatggCACTCATGTACAAGGTAAAATCGAAAGCCTTTGATGGAAATATTTGAACCTGCCTGGATTAATAATTGGAACAAAATGCTTCAGTAGAGATATATAAGAGTAGCTTGATGCGGATAAAGCTGCTAGATAACCATTCCGAGATGTCTCCAACAGTGGTTTTGTTACCTATTATAAAGAGCATCTTTGTTTCAAGGAAAACAAGCAAGATATGCAAAGCAATTATTGATCTAAACCTAGTAGTAAATACCTCCGGTCCATTAGCAAGGGAATGCACAAGAATATCAATGCTGCCAAAGTCTTGCTTCACAGACTCAGCAACTTCCTGCAAGATGGTTTAAAAGTAGCCAGAGcattaaaattggaaaaatgcAATTATGGAAATTCATCAGATAGATTCAATGAAAAATGACTCCAAGACTTGATCAAATTTTGGCACAGTTGATTCTAGAGACATGCTCGTgcatataaaacaaaagacaCTTTCTACTTGGCTTTTGGTAAACTTCAAATTCATTCACATGGACAATCTACGATATTGTTCAATATAGCTTTTCTATATAGAAGCATTGGATTGGAAGGGAACTAGTGTGTGTACCTTTACAGTCCAATTTGAGGATCCGGCATAccgtttatttgtttttatctgCATGGATGGGAGAAATAAACACGTTTAACACAGAAAATCAGAGCATAAAAGATTTATCTAGTCAATTAGAGATTACTAAATTACATCTTCAGGAACATCTTCAGGGCTGTCGAAAACTGCATCGAGAGGGTATACTTTTGTGATCTCCATAAGAGAACCATCAGGCAGTCTGGAATATCAAACAATCGTTATGAGggaaataaaactttattcaaggataaaaataagaatgatATCTTACACTCGTGATTCATCGAACTTTCCACGTCTGAAGCTGGATTCAAAAATGTTCAAGGCctaaacaagaaaattttcaaatactaAACATTGGCATACCAGAGAGCCAAAAAGATTTATGTTTTCCTTGGGTAGAAGTGCAAAAAAGCAATTCATCAACCATCTGAGTTAGCTATTTCACTTACAGGCACCCATGTGCCGACGAGAATTTCAGCACCAGCCGCAGCAAGAGATTTTGCAATTGCCCACCCATATCCATTATCATCAGCTACACCAGCGATAAATGCTCTCTTGCCTACAGATAAGAAAATTAGGTTCGTTGAAAACTTTCATGTTAGTTAATTTTCAAGTATTTCATTTGATGCCTcgttaagagagagaaaaaaataaaaaataaaaaatacaaccCCAGATGCACGACATGAGAAGTCATGAAGTAATAAAAAACCCAAATTCCCCTTGTACATCAAATGTGACAGGTCTTATATCATAACGGGAATAATAGTTGTTAAAACtattcataaaatatagttttttttttttttttttttttttttttttttNGAAACCAAGCTTTCCTCGAGAGAAATGGCAGAGGAACGGAAGTGCACAGGagcataaaacaaaaaaaccaaCCCTCCACAAAAAGGGAGTACAATTCAAAGTACGGTTATTTTAGAGTTTAGCGGGGTGGCGGAAGAATCCACGAGAAgactgttaggaatcacgactctccacaatggtatgatattgtccactttgagcctaagctctcatcgctttgctttcggcttctccaaaaggcctcataccaatggagatagtattccttacttataaacccatgatcttccactaaattaaccaaattaacccatgtgggactcactcccaataatcctcaacaatcctctcctcgaacaaagtacactataagcctcccctgaggcttatggagctctcgaacagcctccccttaatcgaggctcgactcctttctctagagccctcgaacaaagtacaccctttgttcgacactttagtcacttttttactacacttttgaggctcacaatttttgttcaatatttgaggattctattgtcatggctaagttaagggcatgactctgataccatgttaggaatcaccactctccacaatggtatgatgttgtctctttgagcataagctttcgtggctttgctttgggcttccccaaaaggcctcgtaccaatggagatagtattccttacttataaactcatgatcttccactaaattaaccaatgtgggactcactcccaataatcctcaacaaagaCACTATGGATTACCACAATTTATTAAAGGCAAGCAAaccgagaaaaaaaaaaaaaaaaaaaaaaaaaaaNTGAAAAATAAATCGAGAGAACTCTAACCTCGTAGATCAATTGACAGCCCAGAGACAGGCTTACTATCACTAGCTTCAGCCATTGCTTTGGTTAcagttttctcatttttaccAGAAGACGAGACAAACTTCCGGTAGAAAAATGGCGATGATGATATGTTGCTAGAACTCGAAAGCTTAGCCCATGATGATGCTTTAGAACTGCTGCTAACAGTTGTTCCACATGGCTTCAAGCCTTTCCTAGACTGCAATTGGCAGTATCTTAGTGTTGCTATCTGAAGGTTAGAAGCTGCTGCCGCCATCTTCAGGAAATAGTATCTCGCAGAAGAGAATCGAGATCTGCCCAATTTAACCACGGGAACAGTAAGGAACTAGGCTtcaaatgttaaataaaataccGTTTCATTAATGTGAAGTTCAATGGAGGAGGGAAAAAATAGTTATCTAACTTGGCTACTTTTTAAGGTCACAATAGAcaacttcaaataaaatacaggggcaaaaaaaaaaaaaataaataaaaataaaaataaaataagaactcGAGATTCTGGTTATTCATTCTCTGCTTAGCTGTTTAAAACTTGGGGGTTGGAATCCACTAATATGACCAATATTCAAGATCCGAAGCACCAAAATCGCTATAAGAATTGCCAGCTAGTTCAGTTCCAGTTATGTATTAACGGCCCTGATTTATTAGAAAAGGACGAAACCTGTTTATCTCAACATTAAACACTCATTTCCAAACAGGATGACACAAATTTATTATGCCATTGGTTTTTGTAATCCTTAACCAATTATTTGGCACAAGATCCTCcaggaaaaaatatatttccatCGCCATGATAGATAAAATTATCTTCTGAGgaataacaaaattatatcGATCAGTTAACAAATGGCGCAAAACAACTAGTCATAGTAATCTAAAACGGACAAGAGACTGGGTCATAGTTTCCAATAAAGAACACCAACATGTAACTACATTACAAAACTCGCATTCGGAAACAGAAATTCCAGAGACTAACAAAATTcgaataagaaaacaaaaccccATAGATCTACCAGTTAGATTGCGCgaaaaactaaaatgaaacTAAATCGAGTAAAGGTTGAAACAAGCTTCTATTCGTTGGAGCAGTGAAATGCTAATGAAAAATTGGCCACAACACTACAAGAAGAGAAAGGAATTGCTTACATTTTTGTGACAGAGAACGGCAATGTGAATTTGAGAAGTTAAAAAGCAGAGTTTCCGGAAATCCagaaatagaatagaaatGAAATGGGAAAAAGTGGGTTGGAAACGAGAATGGTGAGGTAGAAGCTTATACGGGTTTCGATGATAACAAAGATGGAAAGGGTTGGGGCTTCGACAATGTCGACAGCCGCGAAGTAGATCGCGCGTACACTATGCTCTCaattttttccctctttttcgAAGGATCCatattaaaatgtattttaccCAAATACCCCCATCAAAAATTCTCCCACTCTAGTTAACTATTTAATGAATGTTGGCCTAGAGATGGAATCTTTAGTTAGttcttttaaaatagtaaagtAATGGATTATTACTCAAAACTATTTAGTTAATTAGTATTGCATATCAGATTTATTGAATTAGataatttagtaaaatatatattgagttAGTAGTGTTGTGGGCTGTTTGGACTTGTGAGGCATAATCGAGATTAGTTCAGATGGGACTAAACCCAAAAGCAAATAAAACTGGACCCAAATGGGCTTTGGACAAGAGATGGATTGCCCAAATCCCCTCCTGTCCAGTATCCATTTGTTTATCTTGTTAGGTATATGAGAATAGATGATCCAAAGAGAGTTTCATTGGTGCTAGAGATAATAAGGAACTACAAACTCAACTagaaccctaaaccctaatagATAGTGAATAATATAAGGTGGATGTAAGATATAAATAAGCAAGTTACTTAATGAATGAATTCCTTTGAATTAAGTATATGTTTTAGGGTAGGtggataaatttaaatggaaCTTAGGATcggataattaaaattaaaattaaagtttcagttagtaataaaaagaaattaggttTTAGAATCAAGAGATGTGCGCATGAGGACAATTTCATTATTGAACggtaattaaatcaatttaatgtAACCGAGcttgaattaaaagaaagaaacggATGAAGACAGAAATcaaattcttaaataaaaaacaaaattttgaaatctacAATAATTTAACAAGTGACACCTAGCTCTTGCCATGCGTTACTTGAAAAGAACCCGAGGCAATGCCCGGCGTTCAAGAACAAGGCTCCCTCCGCTGTTCTCTTGCTACCCGTGGTTGTTCTCTGCTGCCACTGCTTCCTTATTCATTATTTCCTTTCTATACCTTATGCCGCAGGCGTTGCAAAGGCTCTGAAATATTAATCCACCATCCACTATATTACAACCATTATCCTTCTCAATTCACCACTTTCTATTTTAACATCTTAATTAATTTCGTACCTTAGGACCAAGAGGGCCTTTACGCCACATGGGCGTGAAATTGGTGTTGCAATTGTAGTTGG
The Cucurbita pepo subsp. pepo cultivar mu-cu-16 chromosome LG16, ASM280686v2, whole genome shotgun sequence genome window above contains:
- the LOC111777475 gene encoding uncharacterized protein LOC111777475 yields the protein MPFTVIAYATIFAEVPSNATSFAVLFSSMYLFHGIIFCILTFVMKSLLTNKSKMEQNPLKIWLCHRIITASHLRFANLLSGTEAFCIYLRLLGAVIGKHCSIRAINPVLDPELIYIRTGVHLGDFSRIISGFYSTGGLSRGKIEIQDNSVIGSQSIVLPGSVIQEDVILGALSVAPMNSTLIKGGVYVGSRTPVMIKNTMHMLDERIEKMDTKYKKIVGNLSANLAATTLKVKTRYFHRIGVSGKGHLKIYDNIKGLPDHKIFSAGKSYPVFIRHSNSLSADDDARVDARGAALRILSDGSDSTPLLDLTLKTGNAFYARTIADFATWLVCGLAAREEHVKKVPHIRNAVWNSLRLADSYSELHYYSNICRLFRFKDGQEMYVKLKLRPYDRTINEDSGKVEPIGILPPETGAIPRADDDKRPLLFLAEDFLSRVNSPGGVRYVFQLQMRPVPQDEADQDIALDCTKPWDETEFPLIDIGEIEIHQSLSKEESEALEFNPFLRCDEVDVISATSVSQSASIDHGRSLIYEICQHLRNGSPLPEAWKIFLQQSDTKVDLSGCPVAAALKERGKEKAALDRTWYQNFWLTFCQPLLQTALPYYIIGLATFFPLACVVHLKEDKKLPLHWLLPLMWVSSGIIAALCCVVAKWVLVQRKKEGESIGIWSVRIFMDTIWQGIKTVVGDYFMEMTSGSFIFVVIMKLMGSDVDLEQGSYVDSMGALLNPEMVKIHRGGSVGREALLFGHIYEGGGEVKFGNIEIGEGGFVGSRAIAMPGVRVESEATLAPLSLAMKEEIIRAS
- the LOC111777869 gene encoding enoyl-[acyl-carrier-protein] reductase [NADH], chloroplastic-like — translated: MAAAASNLQIATLRYCQLQSRKGLKPCGTTVSSSSKASSWAKLSSSSNISSSPFFYRKFVSSSGKNEKTVTKAMAEASDSKPVSGLSIDLRGKRAFIAGVADDNGYGWAIAKSLAAAGAEILVGTWVPALNIFESSFRRGKFDESRVLPDGSLMEITKVYPLDAVFDSPEDVPEDIKTNKRYAGSSNWTVKEVAESVKQDFGSIDILVHSLANGPEVTKPLLETSRNGYLAALSASSYSYISLLKHFVPIINPGGSSLSLTYIASERIIPGYGGGMSSAKAALESDTRVLAFEAGRKHKIRVNTISAGPLRSRAAKAIGFIDMMIDYSSVNAPLQKELSAEEVGNAAAFLASPLASAITGAVIYVDNGLNAMGVGVDSPMFKDLDIPTDKH